In a single window of the Candidatus Celerinatantimonas neptuna genome:
- the yojI gene encoding ABC transporter ATP-binding/permease protein YojI — protein sequence MFKPILVRFKWLIVSATLLSVLGALAGLGMLKIITDQLSQIGHPQSHFAMRFAIFGAAIISVLVFSFASRYLLAKLGALVVYEFRDSLSKRLLSTPYAAIEKLKGHRIMAVMKTDAAKLSDGLLMMPNFVYSLVTVLLCLAYMIYTSWQLFILVFSLIVVIFLVARFFLKFGLAHYRCLREYEDELFSGLRTLVDGAKELTLNANRRRFVYQRILLPNFVDIRRCSIKVSLIFTMLNGMTSTLIFFVIGVIVFGSRIYFTEIPLADVVSFVLAILYMINPMESVVGSLNQISEFTASYRKIEGLDLADDDNFEENLAVKRSFVETQPWQTLSAENVIYQYEAQEGNNDDYQFHVGPVDVQFQRGEAVFLTGGNGSGKSTFAKLLVGLYQPDQGRIRLDQNEVGESIAVTDYQQLFSTIFSDFYLFEHVLDPKGQLAKDEVIGKYLTDLGLATKVDSKEGKLSSVMLSQGQKKRLALLMSYIEDSPICLYDEWAADQDPTFREIFYTKIIPELKRQNKLVVVITHDDRYFDLADQLIKFENGQIIKNIRPDIGIEETDEVISVSVVPA from the coding sequence ATGTTTAAACCAATTTTAGTTCGTTTTAAGTGGCTGATTGTTTCAGCAACGTTACTCAGTGTGCTCGGCGCTTTAGCCGGGCTTGGGATGCTTAAGATTATTACCGATCAACTCAGTCAAATCGGCCATCCGCAGAGTCATTTTGCAATGCGTTTTGCCATCTTTGGTGCGGCAATTATCTCGGTGTTGGTTTTTAGCTTTGCTTCACGATATCTGCTGGCTAAATTAGGTGCTCTGGTGGTGTATGAATTTCGCGATTCATTATCTAAAAGACTTCTATCAACTCCCTATGCAGCAATTGAGAAACTCAAAGGCCACCGGATCATGGCCGTGATGAAAACGGATGCGGCGAAGTTGTCTGATGGGCTGCTGATGATGCCGAACTTTGTTTATAGTTTGGTGACTGTATTATTATGTCTGGCGTATATGATTTATACCTCTTGGCAACTATTTATATTAGTCTTCTCGCTTATTGTCGTGATTTTTTTGGTGGCTCGTTTCTTTTTAAAGTTCGGGTTAGCCCATTATCGTTGTCTGAGGGAGTATGAAGACGAACTGTTTTCAGGTCTTCGGACATTAGTTGATGGCGCAAAGGAGTTAACGCTTAATGCGAATCGGCGTCGCTTTGTTTATCAAAGGATCTTGTTACCGAACTTTGTTGATATTCGCCGGTGTAGTATTAAGGTATCCCTGATTTTTACAATGCTTAATGGTATGACATCCACACTGATCTTTTTTGTCATTGGTGTGATTGTTTTTGGTTCCAGAATCTATTTTACTGAGATCCCATTAGCTGATGTGGTCAGTTTTGTACTGGCTATTCTTTACATGATTAACCCTATGGAAAGCGTCGTGGGGTCATTAAATCAGATCAGTGAATTTACAGCGTCCTATCGGAAAATCGAAGGGTTGGATTTAGCGGATGATGACAACTTTGAAGAGAATCTGGCGGTGAAACGCAGTTTTGTTGAAACTCAGCCTTGGCAGACATTATCTGCTGAAAATGTGATTTATCAATATGAAGCGCAAGAGGGAAATAATGACGACTACCAGTTCCATGTCGGACCGGTTGATGTTCAGTTCCAACGAGGAGAAGCGGTCTTTCTGACCGGAGGTAACGGAAGCGGTAAATCAACGTTTGCTAAATTGCTGGTTGGCTTATATCAACCTGATCAAGGTCGTATTCGTCTGGATCAGAATGAGGTTGGAGAGTCGATTGCCGTTACTGATTATCAACAGTTGTTCTCAACTATTTTCTCTGATTTTTATTTATTTGAGCATGTTCTTGATCCAAAAGGACAACTTGCAAAAGATGAAGTGATTGGGAAATATCTGACTGATTTGGGGTTAGCCACGAAAGTTGATTCTAAAGAAGGCAAACTATCGTCAGTGATGCTGTCTCAAGGTCAGAAAAAACGTCTGGCTTTATTGATGTCTTATATTGAAGATTCACCTATCTGTCTTTATGACGAATGGGCTGCAGATCAGGATCCGACCTTCCGTGAAATTTTCTATACGAAAATTATTCCTGAATTGAAGCGACAGAACAAATTAGTGGTCGTTATCACGCATGATGACCGCTATTTTGATTTGGCGGATCAATTGATCAAATTCGAAAATGGTCAGATTATTAAAAATATCCGGCCTGATATCGGGATAGAAGAAACTGATGAGGTAATATCAGTGTCTGTCGTGCCTGCATAG